A part of Halobaculum sp. MBLA0143 genomic DNA contains:
- a CDS encoding helix-turn-helix domain-containing protein: protein MNVTGLRAELSISAVESCPVAAASLATDETLRDVTWTTDDSDGTVERFDVSSDAPIGGTDTDTDRGPGADAEAEAGSNPETDSDPDSSPGSGGRTPSDTPASIPDGAPAFDTVFDDGSAQTLEFDRDWDDCVCERIEAVGCPVDDVRATDGRLLVQFRVRSNERLREVIAAAREAANDVRLNYVVSAGDERSDAVVVDRGRLTDRQRETVETAYEAGYFAHPRESNAETVAEQLGVSAATFREHLATAQAKLFGSVFDR, encoded by the coding sequence GTGAACGTGACTGGTCTCCGCGCGGAACTGTCGATCTCGGCCGTCGAGAGCTGCCCGGTGGCGGCCGCCTCGCTCGCAACGGACGAGACTCTCCGCGACGTGACGTGGACGACGGACGACTCCGACGGAACCGTGGAACGCTTCGACGTGTCGAGCGACGCTCCGATCGGCGGGACCGACACAGACACGGACCGAGGCCCCGGGGCAGACGCCGAGGCCGAAGCCGGATCCAACCCCGAGACCGACTCCGACCCCGACTCGAGTCCTGGCTCCGGCGGCAGAACACCCTCCGACACCCCGGCGTCGATACCGGACGGTGCCCCGGCGTTCGACACCGTCTTCGACGACGGCAGCGCCCAGACGCTGGAGTTCGACCGCGACTGGGACGACTGCGTCTGTGAACGGATCGAGGCCGTCGGCTGTCCGGTCGACGACGTGCGGGCGACGGACGGCCGGCTGCTCGTCCAGTTTCGCGTCCGGTCGAACGAACGGCTCCGGGAGGTCATCGCGGCCGCACGCGAGGCCGCAAACGACGTTCGGCTCAACTACGTCGTCAGCGCCGGCGACGAGCGGTCGGACGCCGTCGTCGTCGACCGCGGTCGGCTCACCGACCGCCAACGAGAGACGGTCGAGACCGCCTACGAGGCGGGTTACTTCGCCCACCCGCGGGAGTCGAACGCCGAGACGGTCGCCGAGCAGCTGGGGGTGTCGGCCGCGACGTTCCGCGAGCACCTGGCGACTGCACAGGCGAAGCTGTTCGGCTCCGTGTTCGACCGCTAA
- a CDS encoding chemotaxis protein CheW has protein sequence MSDDADDASDTADTADRTTRADRIRRRRGDGADDDAETTEDGGASTDTSGAGDDETADGAGADETVDTDGAPETDGDAADSSGPRQSRAERLRDSRDAGGSRADRISRARSGRRDDTASADTADSVDGVDSTDETDDDDDTTSENETDDDDTTSENETDDDDTTSESETDDDDTTSESETDDDRDGVSDDSGDAVTATATDEDADEDADETATTDAAEPDGEATDTVGSSPTTAESVETEPAETAAESVDTGPSDPERAAGSTTDGPSAPETDATTAESDTTEPDTEQTDDADPAATAEPSPTDTAVGSASTDDETTGATDEPTDSTVEPTGSDDELAEPDEPTEPDEPTVPTRHEGAHPTEPFEVIEFRLGEETFALAIDYVEAIERIDDVTELTRVPGTPQREVGVTAVRGRTTTVVDPDVTLRADSGVADGDENGERTLIVLDERTVAASRQVGVLVESVRAVTTVDPERLTDPPTPDDHVAGVVDRGDEFLIWVAPTFAVPDAE, from the coding sequence ATGAGCGACGACGCCGACGACGCCAGCGACACAGCCGACACAGCCGACCGAACGACCCGCGCCGACCGGATCCGTCGCCGGCGTGGAGACGGTGCAGACGACGACGCAGAGACGACCGAAGACGGCGGGGCGTCGACGGACACGAGCGGAGCCGGCGACGACGAGACGGCGGACGGCGCCGGGGCCGACGAGACGGTGGACACGGACGGAGCCCCCGAGACCGACGGCGACGCTGCCGACTCGTCGGGCCCCCGGCAGAGCCGTGCCGAGCGGCTCCGCGACTCCCGAGACGCCGGCGGCAGTCGCGCCGACCGGATCAGTCGAGCCCGCTCCGGCCGGCGCGACGACACGGCGTCGGCGGATACGGCGGACTCGGTGGACGGAGTGGATTCGACCGACGAGACAGACGACGACGACGACACGACGAGTGAGAACGAGACGGACGACGACGACACGACGAGTGAGAACGAGACGGACGACGACGACACGACGAGTGAGAGCGAGACGGACGACGACGACACGACGAGTGAGAGCGAGACAGACGACGACCGAGATGGCGTGAGCGACGACTCCGGCGACGCCGTCACCGCAACCGCGACTGACGAGGACGCCGACGAGGACGCCGACGAGACGGCGACGACCGACGCGGCCGAGCCAGACGGCGAGGCGACGGACACCGTCGGCTCGTCGCCCACCACCGCCGAATCCGTCGAGACGGAGCCCGCGGAAACGGCGGCTGAATCCGTCGATACGGGGCCGTCGGACCCCGAACGGGCGGCCGGGTCGACGACGGACGGCCCGTCGGCACCGGAGACAGACGCGACTACGGCAGAGTCGGACACGACGGAGCCCGACACCGAACAGACGGACGACGCGGACCCGGCGGCCACGGCGGAGCCGTCGCCGACCGACACCGCCGTCGGGTCGGCGTCGACCGACGACGAGACGACAGGGGCCACCGACGAGCCGACCGATTCGACCGTGGAGCCGACGGGTTCAGACGACGAGCTGGCGGAACCGGACGAGCCGACAGAGCCGGACGAGCCGACGGTGCCGACGCGCCACGAGGGCGCACACCCGACCGAGCCGTTCGAGGTGATCGAGTTCCGGCTCGGCGAGGAGACGTTCGCGCTGGCGATCGACTACGTGGAGGCGATCGAACGGATCGACGACGTCACGGAACTGACTCGGGTGCCGGGGACGCCGCAGCGAGAGGTCGGCGTGACGGCCGTCCGGGGGCGGACGACGACGGTCGTCGACCCGGACGTGACGCTCCGGGCGGACTCCGGGGTGGCAGACGGCGACGAGAACGGAGAACGGACGCTGATCGTGTTGGACGAACGGACCGTCGCGGCCTCACGCCAGGTCGGGGTGTTGGTCGAGAGCGTCCGGGCGGTGACGACGGTGGACCCGGAGCGGCTGACGGACCCGCCGACGCCGGACGACCACGTCGCGGGCGTCGTCGACCGTGGTGACGAGTTCCTGATCTGGGTCGCGCCGACGTTCGCCGTTCCGGACGCCGAGTAG
- a CDS encoding molybdopterin biosynthesis protein, translated as MTDRKQFRDLIDPETARETIADLEIAPPPETVPPTDARERVLAERVDAGIDVPGFDRAAVDGYAVRAADTAGADADPVELPLTGTVHAGETPATTVESGACVEVSTGAVLPDGADAVVMVEDTDEPTQSSADDADRADGETGTDTTHAPTVTVRTAVAPGDHVGFAGEDVAAGARALGPGTRVGPQEVALLSALGVAEVPVRGRPTVGIVSTGEELVRPETEPNHARGEIHDVNAYTVAAGVEEAGGDAEIYPHVSDNVSDLAGTLREAATECDLVVSSGSTSASAVDVVYRVIEEQGELLFHGVAIKPGKPTLAGRLDGTPYVGLPGYPVSAATIFRTFVAPAIRSAAGLPEPATATVDGRMAVRQRTEEGRRRLLSVGLVEDGAGETLVYPVDRGSGATTSLVNADGVVSVHPDTTYLAAGERVTVQTFGADARPPTVFGVGEDDPAVSRLLDRLDRPRYLAEGSRRGLRELRAGVPDVAVTAGPVDGTGETAGATDAGDAPDAGDAAEVGGWTRDWGLLVPAGNPRDVRGIADLIDRDLRLVARDNGSGLQTSLANAVAALADERGVDRHDAVAAIDGYDRGLRAHESPARRVLADDADAGLGLRVTADRLDVSFVPVDDQRVRVWAATDRLDKPGVERLRDAVDAGVADGLAGYRESTD; from the coding sequence GTGACGGACCGCAAGCAGTTTCGGGACCTGATCGACCCGGAGACGGCCCGCGAGACGATCGCGGACCTGGAGATCGCGCCGCCGCCGGAGACGGTGCCGCCGACGGACGCCCGGGAGCGCGTGCTCGCCGAACGGGTGGACGCCGGAATCGACGTGCCGGGGTTCGACCGCGCGGCCGTCGACGGCTACGCCGTCCGGGCGGCGGACACGGCGGGCGCCGACGCCGACCCCGTCGAACTCCCGCTGACGGGGACGGTCCACGCGGGCGAGACGCCGGCGACGACCGTCGAGTCGGGGGCGTGCGTCGAGGTGTCCACCGGCGCGGTGCTGCCGGACGGCGCGGACGCGGTGGTGATGGTCGAGGACACGGACGAGCCGACGCAGTCGTCGGCCGACGACGCCGACCGAGCGGACGGCGAGACCGGCACCGACACCACACACGCGCCGACGGTGACGGTCCGGACGGCCGTCGCCCCCGGTGACCACGTCGGCTTCGCGGGCGAGGACGTGGCCGCCGGCGCCCGGGCGCTCGGCCCGGGGACGCGGGTCGGGCCACAGGAGGTCGCGTTGTTGTCGGCGCTGGGGGTCGCCGAGGTGCCGGTCCGCGGGCGGCCGACGGTCGGAATCGTCTCGACGGGTGAGGAACTCGTCCGGCCGGAGACGGAGCCGAACCACGCCCGCGGCGAGATCCACGACGTGAACGCCTACACGGTCGCGGCGGGCGTCGAGGAGGCCGGCGGTGACGCGGAGATCTACCCGCACGTCTCGGACAACGTGAGCGACCTGGCCGGGACGCTCCGGGAGGCGGCCACAGAGTGTGATCTCGTCGTCTCCTCGGGGTCGACCTCGGCCAGCGCCGTCGACGTGGTGTATCGCGTGATCGAAGAACAGGGGGAACTGTTGTTCCACGGCGTCGCCATCAAGCCGGGCAAGCCGACGCTCGCCGGCAGACTCGACGGCACGCCGTACGTCGGACTGCCGGGCTACCCCGTGTCGGCGGCGACGATCTTCCGGACGTTCGTCGCGCCGGCGATCCGGTCTGCCGCCGGGCTGCCGGAGCCGGCGACGGCGACCGTCGACGGCAGGATGGCCGTCAGACAACGGACGGAGGAGGGTCGCCGGCGACTCCTCTCTGTCGGGCTCGTCGAAGACGGTGCCGGCGAGACGCTCGTGTACCCGGTCGACAGGGGGTCGGGCGCGACGACGAGTCTGGTCAACGCCGACGGCGTCGTCTCCGTCCACCCGGACACGACGTACCTCGCGGCCGGCGAGCGCGTCACCGTCCAGACGTTCGGCGCGGACGCGCGACCGCCGACCGTGTTCGGCGTCGGCGAGGACGACCCCGCCGTCTCGCGGCTGCTCGACCGACTCGACCGCCCGCGGTACCTCGCGGAGGGGAGCCGTCGCGGGCTCCGAGAGCTCCGCGCCGGCGTGCCGGACGTCGCCGTCACCGCCGGGCCGGTCGACGGGACGGGCGAGACAGCCGGGGCGACCGACGCGGGCGACGCGCCGGACGCGGGTGACGCGGCCGAAGTCGGGGGGTGGACCCGCGACTGGGGGCTGCTCGTCCCGGCCGGCAACCCACGAGACGTACGCGGGATCGCGGACCTGATCGACCGCGACCTCCGACTCGTCGCCCGCGACAACGGCTCCGGGCTCCAGACGAGTCTGGCGAACGCCGTCGCCGCGCTCGCGGACGAACGGGGGGTCGACCGCCACGACGCGGTCGCGGCCATCGACGGCTACGACCGCGGGCTCCGCGCCCACGAGTCGCCCGCCAGACGTGTGCTCGCGGACGACGCCGACGCCGGCCTCGGGCTGCGCGTCACCGCCGACCGGCTCGACGTGTCGTTCGTCCCGGTCGACGACCAACGGGTCCGGGTGTGGGCTGCCACAGACCGTCTGGACAAACCCGGCGTGGAACGACTCCGTGACGCTGTCGACGCCGGCGTCGCCGACGGGCTCGCGGGCTACCGAGAGTCAACTGACTGA
- a CDS encoding lysylphosphatidylglycerol synthase domain-containing protein — translation MRRRLRFLVGLALGGGALAVGLQFVGTDAVVASARRLAPWALAVVAVLVAAEAVVDGLGVWASARPLAGGLSAADSVKFALAGDFFDTVSPAGPVSSEPVVARFLAVETDTGYADALGVRSTAKYVKSGTQLLASLALGGVVLLGVGATGPSSTAVLTVLGGAAVLLVAGGVVVVRARAPLSRGVVAVLTPTLGRGARLLGREPPTRAAVEAAVDRFWGRALVFGARPRLLAAIALAGVAEQLLAASTLWVALVAADVTAPLSAVAAVVPLTRVASVVPVPGSLGAYDLLLVGALVAVVAVPTAPATAAVLVVRAAALPFALVAGGVAVAFLRGWRPTNG, via the coding sequence GTGCGCCGTCGTCTGCGGTTCCTCGTCGGGCTCGCCCTCGGTGGCGGTGCCCTCGCCGTCGGCCTCCAGTTCGTCGGGACGGACGCGGTCGTCGCCAGTGCCAGACGGCTGGCACCGTGGGCGCTGGCAGTCGTCGCAGTGCTCGTCGCCGCCGAGGCGGTTGTCGACGGACTCGGAGTGTGGGCGTCCGCCCGACCGCTGGCGGGTGGGCTGTCGGCCGCCGACAGCGTGAAGTTCGCGCTCGCGGGGGACTTCTTCGACACCGTCAGCCCGGCCGGTCCGGTGAGCTCCGAGCCGGTCGTCGCCCGCTTCCTCGCCGTCGAGACCGACACCGGCTACGCCGACGCGCTGGGCGTCCGGTCGACCGCGAAGTACGTCAAGTCCGGCACACAGTTGTTGGCGTCGCTCGCGCTCGGTGGGGTCGTTCTCCTGGGCGTCGGTGCGACCGGACCGTCGTCGACGGCCGTGCTCACGGTGCTCGGGGGGGCGGCAGTCCTGCTCGTCGCCGGCGGGGTGGTCGTGGTGCGGGCGCGAGCGCCGCTCTCGCGGGGCGTGGTCGCGGTCCTGACGCCGACACTCGGCCGTGGGGCGCGACTCCTCGGCCGAGAGCCGCCGACGCGGGCGGCAGTCGAGGCGGCGGTCGACCGATTCTGGGGACGGGCGCTCGTGTTCGGCGCCCGGCCACGACTCCTGGCGGCCATCGCCTTGGCCGGCGTCGCCGAACAGCTCCTGGCGGCGTCGACGCTGTGGGTCGCGCTCGTCGCCGCCGACGTGACGGCGCCGTTGTCGGCCGTCGCGGCGGTCGTCCCGCTGACCCGGGTCGCGAGCGTCGTCCCCGTTCCCGGGAGCCTCGGGGCGTACGATCTGTTGCTCGTCGGCGCGCTGGTGGCGGTCGTCGCGGTGCCGACGGCGCCGGCGACGGCTGCGGTGCTCGTGGTCAGGGCGGCCGCGTTGCCGTTCGCGCTCGTCGCCGGCGGCGTCGCGGTCGCGTTCCTGCGGGGCTGGCGACCGACGAACGGCTGA
- a CDS encoding helix-turn-helix domain-containing protein gives MTRNAPAAETVFEVLGDESTRRVFARLDTPLSAQDVSDESGIPLSTVYRALDRLEEADLAERKIVIRDDGNRVFRFVRATDELAVSAGGGDLELDAGLEETAVDARAAHSAAGASD, from the coding sequence ATGACGCGAAACGCGCCAGCCGCCGAGACGGTGTTCGAGGTGCTCGGAGACGAGTCGACTCGCCGGGTGTTCGCCCGACTGGACACGCCGCTGTCGGCACAGGACGTCTCCGACGAGAGTGGCATCCCGTTGTCGACCGTCTACCGTGCGCTCGACCGCCTGGAGGAGGCGGACCTCGCCGAGCGCAAGATCGTGATCCGGGACGACGGCAACCGGGTGTTCCGGTTCGTCCGCGCGACGGACGAGCTCGCAGTGTCGGCCGGCGGCGGCGACCTCGAACTCGACGCCGGCTTGGAGGAGACGGCCGTCGACGCCCGCGCCGCACACTCGGCGGCCGGCGCGTCCGACTGA
- a CDS encoding Htur_1727 family rSAM-partnered candidate RiPP, translating to MTDDGDWHRVDAPRADAGREWEVFVRETTDDGLSHVGSVSAPSDDLAHEQATALFGHAAETIWLCPADETRRVTRSRLGAAHADGDQTDPGTDADGNRREGGDAA from the coding sequence ATGACCGACGACGGCGACTGGCACCGCGTGGACGCGCCGCGCGCCGACGCGGGCCGCGAGTGGGAGGTGTTCGTGCGCGAGACGACGGACGACGGCCTGTCGCACGTCGGCAGCGTCTCCGCTCCGAGCGACGACCTCGCGCACGAACAGGCGACGGCGTTGTTCGGCCACGCCGCCGAGACGATCTGGCTGTGTCCCGCCGACGAGACCCGACGGGTCACCCGCTCGCGGCTGGGGGCCGCCCACGCCGACGGCGACCAGACGGACCCCGGGACGGACGCCGACGGCAACCGGCGAGAGGGGGGTGACGCGGCGTGA
- a CDS encoding TIGR04347 family pseudo-SAM/SPASM protein produces MISISKLLHGLDAEGDGLRYDAADESDRRQIREQRQRRPVVVWNTTEQCNLACEHCYAAAEFERAPGELSTAEAKGLIDQLADFGVPVILFSGGEPLLRRDLVELVDYATDAGLRAVLSTNGTLLTEERARKLQRAGLSYAGVSVDGRRETNDAFRGQQGAFDAAVRGMEACLDVGLKTGLRYTITDATAPDVEGIVDLLTDVGVDRFCFYHLDYGGRGVPDADVSRERRREAVERICELTGEYHDRGEAIETLLVGNYADAAFLVEYARREYGREQAERVRRYLEVNGGDPAGERVADVDYQGNVHATQFWQGYSLGNVRDRPFGDIWSDEDNPVLDALRARPENLTGKCADCGYRSVCRGGSRLRALGVSGDLFAPDPQCYLTERERTSPVELDTGGTSASAD; encoded by the coding sequence GTGATCTCCATCAGCAAGCTCCTCCACGGGCTGGACGCCGAGGGGGACGGGCTCCGGTACGACGCCGCAGACGAGAGCGACCGCCGACAGATCCGCGAACAGAGACAACGCCGCCCGGTCGTCGTCTGGAACACGACCGAGCAGTGCAACCTGGCGTGTGAACACTGCTACGCCGCCGCCGAGTTCGAGCGAGCGCCCGGCGAGCTGTCGACGGCGGAGGCGAAGGGACTGATCGACCAACTCGCCGACTTCGGCGTACCCGTGATCCTCTTCTCCGGCGGCGAGCCGTTGCTCCGGCGCGACCTCGTCGAACTCGTGGACTACGCCACCGACGCCGGGCTCCGTGCGGTGTTGTCGACCAACGGCACCCTGCTGACGGAAGAGCGCGCCCGCAAGCTCCAACGGGCCGGTCTGTCGTACGCGGGCGTCTCCGTCGACGGCCGCCGGGAGACGAACGACGCCTTCCGCGGCCAGCAGGGGGCGTTCGACGCCGCCGTCCGCGGGATGGAGGCGTGTCTCGACGTGGGGCTCAAGACCGGGCTCCGCTACACGATCACGGACGCCACCGCCCCGGACGTGGAGGGGATCGTCGACCTCCTCACGGACGTGGGCGTCGACCGGTTCTGTTTCTACCACCTCGACTACGGTGGTCGCGGGGTGCCGGACGCGGACGTGTCCCGGGAGCGCCGGCGCGAGGCGGTCGAGCGCATCTGTGAGCTGACCGGCGAGTACCACGACCGCGGCGAGGCAATCGAGACGCTGCTCGTCGGCAACTACGCCGACGCCGCCTTCCTCGTGGAGTACGCCCGCCGGGAGTACGGCCGCGAGCAGGCCGAACGGGTCCGTCGGTACCTGGAGGTGAACGGCGGCGACCCCGCCGGCGAGCGGGTCGCGGACGTGGACTACCAGGGCAACGTCCACGCCACTCAGTTCTGGCAGGGCTACTCGCTGGGCAACGTCCGGGACCGCCCGTTCGGCGACATCTGGTCGGACGAGGACAACCCCGTGCTCGACGCGCTCCGGGCGCGCCCGGAGAACCTCACCGGGAAGTGTGCCGACTGCGGCTACCGGAGCGTCTGTCGCGGGGGGTCGCGGCTCCGCGCGCTCGGCGTCTCCGGTGATCTGTTCGCCCCCGACCCGCAGTGTTACCTCACAGAGCGGGAGCGCACCTCGCCGGTGGAACTGGACACGGGCGGTACCTCGGCGTCGGCAGACTGA
- a CDS encoding ParA family protein, translating to MDSEATGDDAVRICVTNAKGGTGKTTVAINVAGALARRGHEVLFVDLDPQGNATEGLGFPEAYDAEPPTILDALTSTAARDTTALLRDHAELDLLPSNTDLLHAEHELTIADLIARAEAEPDVRLDPASLSALSINLDPGIVGDGGHAVDQLDRVLDRVDDPYDFVLVDTPPFYGRLTDNAMYAAPNLLIPALTEATSERAIELLFDQVAVLEDETGVEVSDVGVVANRVETTNEDTEMIEWFRTVFPDVPVWEVRKRVALQRAFSNGTSVFEYDDTVDMAEVFLDVARSLEGRFDREAT from the coding sequence ATGGACAGCGAGGCAACGGGAGACGACGCCGTCCGGATCTGCGTCACCAACGCGAAGGGGGGGACCGGGAAGACGACCGTCGCAATCAACGTCGCGGGGGCGCTGGCCCGCCGGGGCCACGAGGTGTTGTTCGTCGACCTCGACCCGCAGGGCAACGCCACCGAGGGACTGGGCTTCCCGGAGGCGTACGACGCCGAGCCGCCGACGATCCTCGACGCGCTCACGTCGACGGCCGCCCGCGACACGACTGCGCTCCTCCGTGACCACGCGGAGCTGGACCTGTTGCCGAGCAACACGGACCTGTTGCACGCCGAACACGAGCTGACGATCGCGGATCTGATCGCCCGGGCGGAGGCGGAGCCGGACGTGCGGCTGGACCCGGCGAGTCTGTCGGCGCTGTCGATCAACCTCGACCCGGGGATCGTCGGCGACGGGGGGCACGCGGTCGACCAACTCGATCGGGTGCTCGACCGAGTCGACGACCCGTACGACTTCGTGTTGGTGGACACGCCGCCGTTCTACGGCCGGCTGACGGACAACGCGATGTACGCGGCGCCGAATCTCCTGATCCCGGCGTTGACGGAGGCCACCTCCGAGCGGGCTATCGAACTCCTGTTCGACCAGGTGGCGGTGTTGGAGGACGAGACCGGGGTCGAGGTGTCGGACGTCGGGGTGGTCGCCAACCGTGTGGAGACCACCAACGAGGACACGGAGATGATCGAGTGGTTCCGGACGGTGTTCCCGGACGTGCCCGTCTGGGAGGTCCGGAAACGGGTCGCGCTCCAACGGGCGTTCTCCAACGGCACCTCGGTCTTCGAGTACGACGACACTGTCGACATGGCAGAGGTGTTCCTCGACGTGGCCCGATCGCTGGAGGGCCGCTTCGACCGGGAGGCGACATGA
- a CDS encoding helix-turn-helix domain-containing protein yields MARDTLSRRRPGDGPDPDLDAVLDALNDGDCRTIIEHLDQPMTAAELSDATDIPSSTMYRKLDLLSEAALVEEGTEVRPDGHHASVYVTDFDEVRVSLEEDRSLDVGVERPESTGAEERLSTMWQEVRRET; encoded by the coding sequence ATGGCCCGCGACACCCTGTCGCGGCGGCGACCGGGCGACGGTCCGGATCCCGACCTCGACGCGGTACTCGACGCCCTGAACGACGGGGACTGCCGCACGATCATCGAACACCTCGATCAACCCATGACCGCAGCAGAGCTCTCCGACGCGACCGACATCCCGAGTTCGACGATGTACCGGAAGCTCGATCTCCTCTCGGAGGCCGCGCTCGTCGAGGAGGGGACGGAGGTGCGCCCCGACGGCCACCACGCGAGCGTCTACGTGACCGACTTCGACGAGGTGCGGGTGAGCCTGGAGGAGGACCGCTCGCTGGACGTGGGCGTCGAACGTCCCGAGAGCACGGGCGCCGAAGAACGGCTGTCGACGATGTGGCAGGAGGTGCGCAGAGAGACGTGA
- a CDS encoding phytoene desaturase family protein yields the protein MSRSDAGDRFVGDVSPRSPSDALRGATATVVGGGIGGLAAAASLAADGADVTLFEQGDRLGGSANLIERDGFRFDTGPSWYLMPGTFERFFAQFDRDPSDYYDLERLDPHYRVFWKDGDRADVADDLAAVRSLFEEYEDGAGEALDSYLDDAEEAYELGLERFVYTDRSRLRDFVDLDVVKSGRALPMLQSMDDYVQSYVEHPKLRQLLEYTLVFLGGSPYNTPALYSMLSHADLNLGVYYPEGGMYAVVEALRDLGTELGVEFRTGTPVTGVDATDGGGPFDREFTVTTPDGPVRADTVVSNLNPAVAERDLLAPDLRRHGDDYWDRSTLAPSAYMLYLGVEGSVEPLEHHTLVLPTHWDDHFASIFDDPAWPDDPAYYVSVPSRTDDTVAPDGHETVVVLVPIAPGLEDGPDARDRYRETVLSDLAEFTGVDLRDRIVVEEDACVTEFAERLGAPGGSALGLAHTLDQTGPLRPGHRGGAPGLYFTGGYTTPGIGVPMTLLSGSQTVDALRADAESDRLLPASVPLPL from the coding sequence ATGTCACGGAGCGACGCAGGAGATCGGTTCGTCGGCGACGTGTCGCCACGCAGCCCCAGCGACGCTCTCCGTGGGGCGACGGCGACGGTCGTCGGCGGTGGAATCGGCGGGCTCGCTGCGGCCGCCTCGCTGGCGGCCGACGGCGCGGACGTGACGCTGTTCGAACAGGGGGACCGACTCGGGGGCTCCGCGAACCTGATCGAACGAGACGGCTTCCGGTTCGACACCGGCCCCTCGTGGTACCTCATGCCGGGCACCTTCGAGCGGTTCTTCGCCCAGTTCGACCGCGACCCCAGCGACTACTACGACCTGGAGCGGCTCGACCCCCACTACCGGGTGTTCTGGAAGGACGGCGACCGGGCGGACGTGGCCGACGACCTCGCGGCCGTCCGGTCGTTGTTCGAGGAGTACGAGGACGGTGCCGGCGAGGCGCTGGACAGCTACCTGGACGACGCCGAAGAGGCGTACGAACTCGGGCTGGAACGGTTCGTCTACACGGACCGCTCCCGGCTCCGGGACTTCGTCGACTTGGACGTCGTCAAGAGCGGCCGGGCGCTTCCGATGCTCCAGTCGATGGACGACTACGTCCAGTCGTACGTCGAACACCCGAAGCTCCGCCAGCTGCTGGAGTACACGCTCGTGTTTCTCGGCGGCTCCCCGTACAACACGCCGGCGCTGTACTCGATGCTGAGTCACGCCGACCTGAACCTCGGCGTCTACTACCCCGAGGGTGGGATGTACGCCGTCGTGGAGGCGCTGAGAGATCTCGGTACCGAGCTGGGCGTGGAGTTCCGGACGGGCACACCCGTCACGGGAGTCGACGCGACGGACGGTGGCGGTCCGTTCGACCGCGAGTTCACCGTCACGACCCCCGACGGTCCGGTCCGAGCGGACACGGTCGTCTCCAACCTCAACCCCGCAGTCGCGGAGCGTGACCTCCTGGCGCCGGACCTCCGACGGCACGGCGACGACTACTGGGACCGGTCGACGCTCGCGCCGTCCGCGTACATGCTGTACCTGGGCGTGGAGGGCTCCGTCGAGCCGTTGGAGCACCACACGCTCGTGCTCCCGACACACTGGGACGACCACTTCGCGTCCATCTTCGACGATCCGGCGTGGCCCGACGACCCCGCGTACTACGTCTCCGTCCCCTCCCGGACGGACGACACTGTCGCGCCCGACGGTCACGAGACGGTCGTCGTCCTGGTGCCCATCGCCCCCGGGCTGGAGGACGGGCCGGACGCGCGCGACCGCTACCGCGAGACAGTGCTGTCTGATCTCGCGGAGTTCACCGGCGTCGACCTCCGGGACCGGATCGTCGTGGAGGAAGACGCCTGCGTGACGGAGTTCGCCGAGCGGCTCGGCGCCCCCGGCGGGAGCGCACTCGGACTGGCCCACACGTTGGACCAGACCGGGCCGCTCCGGCCGGGCCACCGCGGCGGCGCGCCCGGGCTCTACTTCACCGGCGGCTACACCACGCCCGGGATCGGCGTGCCGATGACGCTCCTGTCCGGCTCGCAGACGGTGGACGCGCTCCGGGCGGACGCGGAGTCCGACCGGCTGCTGCCCGCGTCCGTTCCGTTGCCGCTGTAG